TTCATCATAACGTATTTCCTCCATAAATGACGTCCCGAAGCCCATGGTTAAAGCTCCCATTATCTGACCGTCAACTATTACGGGATTTATTATATTTCCGCAATCATCTACGGCCACAAATCTCCTTACTTTAACTTGTCCAGTACCCTTATCTATATCAACAACACAAATATAAGCACCAAATGGGAAGGTCATATTTGGAGGATTATAATATGTTACAGCTTCTAGCCCAGCCTCAATATTAGGCGGAGGATTCGTATATGCAGCTAATGCTACTTCTTGAATGGTCTTATACTTATCTGGATATCCCTTAACATAGAACTTCCCCTTTTCAAATACTATATCCTCTTCTCTAGCCTCAAGTAGATGAGCAGCTATCTTCTTAGCCTTATCCAGAATCTTTCTTGCAGAAACTGCAGCTGCAGCACCGGCAGTAGGTGTACTACGACTGGCGTATGTCCCTAAACCATAGGGGCATGTGTCAGTATCTCCTTCCTCTATTATTATATCCTCAACCGGTATACCTAATATTTCAGAAATTATTTGCGCATAAGTAGTCTCATGGCCTTGTCCTTGAGCTCTAGTTCCAAACCTCGCAATAACCTTACCAGTAGGATGAATTCTTATCTCAGCACTTTCGAACATCTTAATCCCTACAATATCAAATAGATCAGCGGGTCCGGCTCCTACAATCTCTACGAAGGTGCTAATTCCTATCCCCATAAGCTCTCCTCTCTTCCTCTTTTCCTCCTGCTCCTTTCTTAGTTCATAATATCCTATCTTTTCCATAGCCTTTTTCAACGCAGCTGGATAATTGCCACTATCGTAAGTCCAACCTAAAGCCGATTTATATGGAAACTTCTCTGGTGGTATGAAGTTCTTTAGCCTTAACTCTGCAGGATCCATCCCCAATTCATGAGCTAAAATATCAACTAATCTCTCTATAGTATATGCTGCTTCAGTTACCCTAAATGAACATCTGTACGCTATACCGCCAGCGGGTTTATTAGTATAAGCCCCTGTAACCTCAACATAAGCTGCCTTTATATCGTAAGCTCCAGTGCAAATACTGAATAAACCAGCAGGGAATTTACTGGGATTTGCATCACCGTAAAATGCCCCATGATCACTGATAACCTTAATTCTAAGCCCCAATATTGTTCCATCCTTTTTAGCAGCTAACTCACCGTGAATGTGAAAGTCTCTAGCAAATGCTGTACTCTTCATGTCCTCAGACCTAGTATTAATCCACTTAACTGGTCTTCCTAACTTTATTGCAGCATACGCTGCTACCACATATCCTGGGTAAACGTAAACTTTACCTCCAAACCCTCCGCCTATATCAGGAGAGATTATCCTTATCTTGTTTTCTGGAATTTTAGTAACTAAAGAGAATACTGTTCTAACGACGTGAGGTGCTTGAGTAGTCATCCATAATGTAAGCTTTCCAGAAACTGGGTCATAATGAGCTATACAGCCTACTGGTTCCATATAAGCTACGTGTAATCTCTGGTAATAGAAATCTTGACTTACTACTATATCAGCTTCTTTAAAAATTTTCTCAGTCAATTCTTTATTTCCAGCTTCCCATCTAAATACTAAGTTAGAATTTTTATCTGGCCTAACTATTGGTGAGTTAGGTTCTAAAGCCTTCTTAGGGTCAATTACAGGTTCTAAAGGTTCATAATCAACCTCTATTTGATTTACTGCATCCCATGCCGCGTATTTATCCTCAGCTATCACAGCAACCACTTCTTGCCCTTGAAAAACAACTTTTTCCGTCGGTAAAACCATCATTTTATCTCCCATCAGTGTTGGTATCCACGCTAATCCCGCTTTTTCTAACTCTTCTCCTGTAATTATATCAATCACTCCGGGTATGGACTTAGCCTTTTCCACATTTATCTTCTTTATTCTAGCGTGAGCATAAGGACTCCTCACAAATGCTAAGTAAACCATATTAGGTAATTTTATGTCATCTACATACGTCCCCTTACCTACTAAAAACCTCATGTCTTCTTTGCGCCTTATCTTATGCCCCATTCCGTGAACTCCTACGGGAGGTAATGTTTCCTCTACGGCCATTTAACTCATCCCCCTCATTTTCTCCGCTGCATATTTGATTGCCTCTACGATATTCTGATAACCCGTGCACCTACATAAATTACCAGAAATCCCCCATCTAATCTCCTCTTCAGTGGGATTAGGATTCCTCTTAAGTAATTGATAAGCTGCCATTATCATCCCTGGAGTGCAATAACCGCATTGCAATCCATGCTTAACCCAGAACCCTTCTTGAATCGGATGTAATTTCCCATCCTTTGCCAATCCCTCTATTGTAATTATTTCCTTACCGTTAGCTTGAACGGCAAACATAGTACATGATTTTACAGCTTTACCATTTAAAATCACAGTACATGCGCCGCAATTAGTAGTATCACAACCTATATGTGTTCCAGTCAACCCAGCTATATCCCTAATGAAATGAACTAAAAGTAATCTTGGTTCTATATCAGCTTCATAAGGTTTATCGTTAATGATTATTTTAACGTGAACTTTCTGAACCATATCAAACACCACTTAAAGCCCTTTTTATCGCCTGTTTAATTGCCCTAACAGTAAGTACTCCAGCCATAGCTTTCTTATAATCAGCCGGAGGTCCAAAGGGTTCCTCAACTGGCTTTATAACATCGGTCACTATTTTCCCTACTTCCTTGATTAAATTATCATTTATCTTATTGCCCATTAACAACTCCTCAGCCTTAGTTATTTTAACTGGGTTATTACTTGCACCTCCAATTCCAATTCCAGCCTCCTTAACAGTACCATCATAATCTAATGATAAGTTAACTGCTGTAGAAACGATAGCGAAATCCCCTACTCTCCTCTCAAGTTTAATGTAGTGTCCCCCATTTCTGGGCTTAGGTATGGGGATTCTTATTTCCGTTAATATTTCATCTTGTCTTAATGCTGTTTGAAATGGACCTAAGAAGAAGTCTGTCGCCTTAATAACCCTACTTCCAGATAAGCTAGTTACAACGAACTCTGCATTATAGGCTAACATTACAGCAGGTAAATTATTGCCAGGATGATTATAACAAACATTTCCTCCAACAGTTCCCCAATTCCTAACTATTGGATCAGCTAAGTGTTTTATAGATTCATAAAGTAAAGGATACTTCGACTTTATCAAATCTGAGTACTCTAAATCAGCATATCTAGTTAATGCTCCAAGCCTCAAATATCCTTCAGATTCGTTAATGTAAGATAAATTTGGTATATTATTTATATCTATAATATATTTTGGTGAAATTATTCTTAACTTCATTGCAATAATTAAGCTCTGACCTCCTGCTAAAATCTTAGCCTCATCCCCATATTTCGCTAGAAGCTCTAACGCCTCCTTAAGGCTGGTGGGAGCGAAATATTCAAAAGGAGCTGGATACATTACTTTCACTTAATTCTACTTTAGATTTCAACTATAAAAAATCTAATTATATCTAATTATACATATTTCATTATTTAACATATATTTGAGGATTAGAATCAAATTTTTCTTTACAATATTTACTACAGAAATAGTAGGTTCTATTATTAAAAGTGGAGTAATAAGGAGACGATTTCAATACTGTCATTCCGCACACTAGATCTATCTCCTCCTCAGTAACCTCCTTAGCTTTAGCCTCTCTAGAAACCTTAATTATCTCAGCGATAATACTTAACGCTATTTCTTCCGGAGAAACTGCGTTTATATTTATACCCGCTGGAACCTTAATCTTAGAAATTAAGTCATCTGAGTATCCCTTATTACGTAAATAAGATAATATATCATCACCTCTTTTCTTACTAGCTACAATCCCTATATATCTGACGTTACTAGAAAGTATAACTTCCGCGAATTCATGATCCCTTTCCCCCATTGTGGCTATAATAACGAATGTATTCTTATTCATTTTTATTTTCTCAATTTCCTTAGGCTCACTGACTTCCATCACATTAAAACCTATATTCTCCCCTATTCTCTTAATATAATAAGTTATAGGATTATTCCCAATTATTACTAGTTTTCTCTTAGGAAGTATAGGCTCTATGTATAAATATACGGAACCTCCATGGCAGGTCTTTAAATATAAAAACTTAATTAATCCCTCTTCTATAGCCTCTAAGGAGCTCTTTATTATCTCATCCTTAGTACAGAAACCACCTATCCATCCTTCAAACGATCCATCACTTCTTATAATTAACTTATTACCTGCTTTCAAAGCACTAGGTCCTTCAGTTTTTACGATCTCGACTACGGCAAAGCTTTCTTCTCTCTCAATCAACTCCTTAATCCTATTTATAAATTCTAAATCATGAGAGAAGTAACTTACTCTCTCAACTCCCATTGTAGTTAATTATGTTATACTAGTATTTAAACTTAATTATAATGAATTTTATAAAATAGTATAAAACTTATTTTACATAAAAATTCAATTATACCTAAACTTTATAAATAAGTAAACGTAAAACCTCACTGACTAACGGATATTATCAGTCCCCTTATATAGCTGAGTAATTTTGATCTTTTCTTCAGTAAGGGCTTGAGTAATACCTAAAGGGAACTGGGAGATTATAATATAGATTTTTATGAGAACTAGAGGAACTATAACCTCCCAATCCCTTAAAGTAGTGTAGAGTGTGTTTAAAATTTCATTCTTCTTAGTTATTGTTATTAATTATTTTGTATTACATAAAGTGTTAATCCCTTTTATTCTTAATAGATTATAATATTGCATTTCTCTATTATATTTATCGAATTATTTGAAATATGAATACTCTCCTCCTACGGTTGCAAATCCTCTGTTAGAGGCTAAACCAGTAGTGTCTTTAAACACTTAAATATGTGTTTAAACATAAGTTTAAACATGGCAAAGACTATTACTATTTCAGAAGAGGCGTATAGGTTGTTACTTAGTGAAAAGAGGGAGGGGGAGAGTTTTTCTGACGTTATTATAAGGTTGATAAAGAGTAATAAGAAAAATATTATGGATTATGCGGGTATTTGGATGGATATGAGTGATGAGGAAGTTAACAAGTTGTTTAAAGATTTTGAGAAGTTGTGGGAAAGATGGAATGTAGATGTTTAGATAGTGATATATTAATCGACTTCTTAAGAGGTAAGGAAAGTGCAGTAAAGTACGTTGAGTCCATAATAAAGAGTAGCAGATTAGCAACTACAGTGATTAATGCGTTTGAACTATACTACGGTGCTTACAAGTATAATAGAGATGTTAAAAAACTTAATGAATTCTTACAGTCCATGGAAATCCTTCCTTTTACCTTAGATGAGGCTAGGAAGGCTGCTGAAATAGAAGCAAATCTTGAAAGACGAGGAGAAGTAATAGGTTTAAAAGACGTGCTGATAAGTTCTATTGCAATTTCCAACAATTGTATTATAGTCACTGGAAATGTTAAACATTTTAATAAAATTCATGACGCCAAAGTTGAGAACTGGAAGTAAGTATATTATTTAAATCCATTATTTTGTAATTAGTGAAGACCTTTGATAGTGCTGGTTGTATATTTATTTTTATCTGTTTAATTAATTGAGAGGCTCCACATGCTTAGTCTATGATATGGAAGAGATATAATTGCTGCTCACAATAGAATTAAGCTAAGGTATTATTTTAACTTTTAAGGATTGACGCGATAAGCTTTAATAGGAAAATTTTTAGCTTTTTTGATGATAATAATAATATTATTGAGATTAACTAAAAGAAGTTAGATAAATGAAAAGGAGAACTAATGAATTTAAACGTAATTATGAGTGCTTAAGAAGAAGTATATAAAAATCTTATGATAAAATTTAATAAAAATTATAATAATTTTTTCAAGTCAAAACTTTCATCTGTTAATGAATTCTTTTTCCCAGATACGTCAATACCTCTCTCTATCATTTTATTTAAAGTTTCAAGTTCCTCGAATTCCCTATTTATAGCTAAATAGCCTTTTACTACACCACCTTTTAGATAAATTACGTTAAAATTAGGCTTATCTAATTCAAATCTTCCTCTAATTACGTATTCGTCGTAATTCATTGTATCCCCAGCTGACTCTATGTGTAAATCGAATATATCTGACCATATTGATGAAATGAAATTATATGACTCGTTACCACCAACCATATTTCTAGCAGCTAACTTACCAGTATACTCAGCATTATTCCAATGCTCGATCCTCTTTCTCCTCTTCTCAATGGGATCATATATATTAGCAACATCACCCGCAGCATAAATATCTGAAACACTAGTCTGCAAATACTCATTCACAATAATACCATTCCCTACTTCTATCCCGCTTTTCTGAGCCACTTCCACATTAGGCGTAATTCCAACAGCTATTAAAACTAAATCAGCTTCAATCCGTTTACCACTTTCAGTGATAGCTAACCTCACCCTATGGTCGCCTTGAAGCTCTTTTACACTCTCATTTAGTATGAATTGCACGCCCTTATTTTCAAAATATTTTTGTATAAACTTAGATATTTTCTCATCAACAAAAGTATTCCAAATATACGGTTTAACCTCAATAACGGTAGTCTTAACACCCAATAAGGTTAAACTAGAAGCAACCTCAACACCAATAAAACCACCACCAATAATTAGCGCTCTCTTACTACTAGCAATATCCCTTTTCAAATTATCGGCATCATCTAAAGTACGTAAATAATGTACACCAGCGAAACTCTCTCCTGCAATCCCTAACCTTCTAGGACTACCTCCAGTTGCAATTAAAGCTTTCTCAAATTGTATGACGTTATTATCACTTAAGATTGCTGTTTTATCCTTAACGTTAATTTTATCTACTTTCTTACCTAATAACACCTTTAAGTTATCTCTCCTATAAAATTCTTCACTTTCAAAGAATAATTTATCGCGAGATATTCTTCCTCTTAAATATTGTTTCGATAAAGGTGGTCTATCATAAGGGTAATATTTATCGCTCGATACCATTATTACTTTAGCATTGGGTTTGATGCTTAATAATTCCTTTAACGCATTATACCCTGCTATACCGCTTCCTATAATGAGATAATCCGTGTATTCCATAAATAAAATTTAAAGAATAGTGAGTTATAAGGCTATGTTCATAATTTTTCTACAATAAAAGGAAAAATCATAATTATTTATTTAAAAATGCGTTAGAATTTAATGATTAGAGTTGACTCAAAAATTTTTTATAATTTTTCACAGTATTTTTATAAATATTAATGTTATTAGTGTTACTACAATTCTCTACATAAAGTCGAAGAAGCATATTGTCACACTATTCATTGATCCCAGTAGTCAAATCGTTAATC
The genomic region above belongs to Saccharolobus caldissimus and contains:
- a CDS encoding aerobic carbon-monoxide dehydrogenase large subunit — encoded protein: MAVEETLPPVGVHGMGHKIRRKEDMRFLVGKGTYVDDIKLPNMVYLAFVRSPYAHARIKKINVEKAKSIPGVIDIITGEELEKAGLAWIPTLMGDKMMVLPTEKVVFQGQEVVAVIAEDKYAAWDAVNQIEVDYEPLEPVIDPKKALEPNSPIVRPDKNSNLVFRWEAGNKELTEKIFKEADIVVSQDFYYQRLHVAYMEPVGCIAHYDPVSGKLTLWMTTQAPHVVRTVFSLVTKIPENKIRIISPDIGGGFGGKVYVYPGYVVAAYAAIKLGRPVKWINTRSEDMKSTAFARDFHIHGELAAKKDGTILGLRIKVISDHGAFYGDANPSKFPAGLFSICTGAYDIKAAYVEVTGAYTNKPAGGIAYRCSFRVTEAAYTIERLVDILAHELGMDPAELRLKNFIPPEKFPYKSALGWTYDSGNYPAALKKAMEKIGYYELRKEQEEKRKRGELMGIGISTFVEIVGAGPADLFDIVGIKMFESAEIRIHPTGKVIARFGTRAQGQGHETTYAQIISEILGIPVEDIIIEEGDTDTCPYGLGTYASRSTPTAGAAAAVSARKILDKAKKIAAHLLEAREEDIVFEKGKFYVKGYPDKYKTIQEVALAAYTNPPPNIEAGLEAVTYYNPPNMTFPFGAYICVVDIDKGTGQVKVRRFVAVDDCGNIINPVIVDGQIMGALTMGFGTSFMEEIRYDENGNIFGGSFAEYLIPTAVETPKWELDKTVTPSPHHPLGAKGVGESATVGSPAAFVNAVVDALWHLGVKHIDMPIWPWKVWKVLREKGVASDE
- a CDS encoding (2Fe-2S)-binding protein, which encodes MVQKVHVKIIINDKPYEADIEPRLLLVHFIRDIAGLTGTHIGCDTTNCGACTVILNGKAVKSCTMFAVQANGKEIITIEGLAKDGKLHPIQEGFWVKHGLQCGYCTPGMIMAAYQLLKRNPNPTEEEIRWGISGNLCRCTGYQNIVEAIKYAAEKMRGMS
- a CDS encoding FAD binding domain-containing protein, yielding MYPAPFEYFAPTSLKEALELLAKYGDEAKILAGGQSLIIAMKLRIISPKYIIDINNIPNLSYINESEGYLRLGALTRYADLEYSDLIKSKYPLLYESIKHLADPIVRNWGTVGGNVCYNHPGNNLPAVMLAYNAEFVVTSLSGSRVIKATDFFLGPFQTALRQDEILTEIRIPIPKPRNGGHYIKLERRVGDFAIVSTAVNLSLDYDGTVKEAGIGIGGASNNPVKITKAEELLMGNKINDNLIKEVGKIVTDVIKPVEEPFGPPADYKKAMAGVLTVRAIKQAIKRALSGV
- a CDS encoding XdhC family protein gives rise to the protein MGVERVSYFSHDLEFINRIKELIEREESFAVVEIVKTEGPSALKAGNKLIIRSDGSFEGWIGGFCTKDEIIKSSLEAIEEGLIKFLYLKTCHGGSVYLYIEPILPKRKLVIIGNNPITYYIKRIGENIGFNVMEVSEPKEIEKIKMNKNTFVIIATMGERDHEFAEVILSSNVRYIGIVASKKRGDDILSYLRNKGYSDDLISKIKVPAGININAVSPEEIALSIIAEIIKVSREAKAKEVTEEEIDLVCGMTVLKSSPYYSTFNNRTYYFCSKYCKEKFDSNPQIYVK
- a CDS encoding antitoxin VapB family protein; amino-acid sequence: MAKTITISEEAYRLLLSEKREGESFSDVIIRLIKSNKKNIMDYAGIWMDMSDEEVNKLFKDFEKLWERWNVDV
- a CDS encoding type II toxin-antitoxin system VapC family toxin; translated protein: MECRCLDSDILIDFLRGKESAVKYVESIIKSSRLATTVINAFELYYGAYKYNRDVKKLNEFLQSMEILPFTLDEARKAAEIEANLERRGEVIGLKDVLISSIAISNNCIIVTGNVKHFNKIHDAKVENWK
- a CDS encoding NAD(P)/FAD-dependent oxidoreductase, which codes for MEYTDYLIIGSGIAGYNALKELLSIKPNAKVIMVSSDKYYPYDRPPLSKQYLRGRISRDKLFFESEEFYRRDNLKVLLGKKVDKINVKDKTAILSDNNVIQFEKALIATGGSPRRLGIAGESFAGVHYLRTLDDADNLKRDIASSKRALIIGGGFIGVEVASSLTLLGVKTTVIEVKPYIWNTFVDEKISKFIQKYFENKGVQFILNESVKELQGDHRVRLAITESGKRIEADLVLIAVGITPNVEVAQKSGIEVGNGIIVNEYLQTSVSDIYAAGDVANIYDPIEKRRKRIEHWNNAEYTGKLAARNMVGGNESYNFISSIWSDIFDLHIESAGDTMNYDEYVIRGRFELDKPNFNVIYLKGGVVKGYLAINREFEELETLNKMIERGIDVSGKKNSLTDESFDLKKLL